ATTGCCTACACGGCGTTCGTGCGCAACGGTCAACCCATCGTCCTTCAGGACCTGGCTACGGGGCGGCGGGAGGTGGTGCCGACCACCGAGTACGGGCTCAACATCACGCCGGAGTTCTCGCCCGACGGGCGCCTCCTGGCGTTCGCGCACGGCACCGAGGCTGGGATGGACGTGTATGTTTACGACGTGGAGCGCCGGTGCTGCGTGCAGCGGATCACCGCCGGCCGCTTCTCCGACAACCTGTCGCCGACCTGGAGCCCGGACGGCCAGCGCCTGGCGTTCATCAGCGACCGCTCGCGCTCGCCGCAGCTCTACGTGATGGCGGCGGACGGCACGAACCAGGAAGTCCTCGGCCGCTTCGACTTCGGCGCGACGGGACCTACGGCGGGGCCGGCTTGGTCGCCGGACGGGCAGGCGATCGCCTTCCACCGCGAGGTGGGAGGCACTCCGCAGGTGTTCGTGTTGGACCTCGCGACGCGCGCGGTCCGGCAGATCACCGGTAGCGGCAGGAACGAGGACCCGACGTGGGCGCCGGACGGGCGCCACCTGGCGTTCGTCTCCACCCGCGGTGGCGGGCGGGACCTCTGGATCGTGGATCTGGAGACGGGGCGCCAGCGCCAACTGACCAGGGTAGGAGGCGCGAGGCTTCCCTCCTGGTCTCCACGGCTTGCTTCCGATGAGGGCAGGGAATGACCGGTTCGTCGGGCGGTCCACGTCGTCGTCATCGGTCGGTCGGTCCGTCGGTCGGTCCGTCCGTCCGGGTTTTCTTCGCTGCCGCGGCGTTCGTCGCGAGTGCGTGCGGCGGCGGCCAGCCGCCCACCCCGGCGCCCACTCCTCAGCCGGCGGCCGACTCGGTGCGCGCCAGGCAGGCGGCGGATTCGATGGCGGCGACGTCGCGGCGCGACTCGGCGCTCGCCGTGGCGCGACGGGATTCGGCCGTGGCGCGTGCCCGAGCCGACTCGGTCGCGCGGGTGGAGCGGGAGCGTGCCCGGGCGGACTCGGTGCGCGCGCAGGTGTTGCGGGACGGGGCGGACCCGTCGGCCGCCGGTCCGGTTCCTTCGGGTCTGGATCCGGTGCGCGGCGCCGCTCTCTCACGAGCGATCCACTTCGATCTCGACCGGGCTGACCTCACCCCAGAAGCGACGCAGCTCCTCGAGGAGAAGCTCGCGATCCTGCGGGCCAACCCGCGACTCGAGATCCAGATCGAAGGGCACTGCGACGAGCGGGGCCCGGACGAGTACAACCTGGCGCTGGGCAACCGCCGAGCCGCCGCGGCCAAGCGCTACATCGTGGAGCACGGCATTGCCGATGCACGCATCGCCATCATCTCATACGGCGAGGAGCGGCCGGCGGACCCCGGTCACACCGAAGAGGCCTGGGCGATGAACCGGCGCGCCGAGTTCGTGGTCACGCGGGGAGGGCGGTAGTGCGCTTGCGGGCCGCGGCCCTGTCGGCGCTCGCGCTCGCCTCCGGCGGGTGCGCGCTGCGCAGCGACGTGACGCGCGTGGAGCGGCAGCTGGCCACCCAGCAGCGGGAGATGGCGCGCGCAGACTCGGCGCGGGCGGCCGGCCTCGCAGCCGTGGCCCGACTGGTGCAGGGATTGCTGGACTCGCTCGCGCTGCAGCAGGACGCGCTGACTCGGCTGCGCGGCGATCTGCGCGTGGAACTGTTCAACGTCCAGCAACAGCTCGTGGCGATCCAGGAGCTGACCGGGCAGAGCCAGCAGCGGCTCTCGGAACTACGCGGGCAGATCGAGCAGCGGTCCACCCAGCTGGCCTCGCCCGCACCGGCAGGGCAGCCTGCGCCGCCCAGCGGGACACCCACGGTCGCCGACGGAGCGCCCGCACGCAGCCCCCCCCCGGGCGCGGCCCCTGCTCCGGGAGCCGCCCAGCCGGCCACGCCCCCGGGCCCGCCCGCGACGCCATCGCCCGCGGCCGCGACCCCGCTGGTCACGCCGGAGCCCACCGCCGACCAGCTCATGGAGCTCGCGCTCCAACAGTTGCGCCGCGGCAGCCCGGGCACCGCCCGCATCGCGCTGGCTGAATTCCAGCGCCGCTTCCCATCGCACGCGCGCGCCGCCGACGCCGAGTTCTTCACCGGCGAGGCGTGGGCCGCTGAGCGGCGCGCCGATTCCGCGGCGGCGGCGTACCACCGGGTGGTGGAGCGATTCCCAGCGTCGCCGCGGGCCGCGTCCGCGCTCTACAAACTCGGCGTTCAGGCGCTGGCGGCGGGCCGCCGTGACGAGGCGCGCACCATCTTCGGTCGCGTGGTGGCCGCTTACCCGGCATCGGAAGAAGCGGCGCTGGCCCGCGACCAGCTGCGATCGCTCGCGCCGGGCCGCTGAACCCGGGGCCGGACGATGCCCGAAGAGAAACAGCCCACCCGCGGTGAGATGCCGTTCCTCGACCACCTCGAGGAGCTGCGCTGGCGCCTGCTCAAGGTCGTGATGGCGATCGCCGTCGGCGTCGTGGCCGGCTACGTCATCATGACCCACTATGACGTCATCGGCTTCCTCAAGCGTCCCATCGACCCATTCCTGCCGAGGGGCAACAAGCTGCTCTTCACCAGCCCCCTCGACCCGTTCATGCTGACGCTGAAGCTCTCGCTGGTGATCGGCCTGCTGGCGGCGTCGCCGGTCGTGATCTGGCAATTGTGGCGGTTCCTGCGGCCCGCTCTCTACGACCGTGAGCGGTCGGTCGTCGTGCCCGTCGCCGTGGCCGGCGTGGGGATGTTCCTGGCCGGGGCCTCCGCCGGGTTCTATCTGGTCCTGCCCCTGGCGCTCAAGGTGCTGCTCGGTTTCCAGAACCAGAGCCTCGAGGGCTTCATCACGGCCCGCGAGTACTTCAGCCTCGCGACGACGGTCGTGCTCTCCTTCGGCGCGGTGTTCGAGCTGCCGCTCGTCCTGCTGCTCCTGGTCTACCTGCGCATCATCTCCTCCGCCTTCCTCCGCCGTCACCGCCGGACGTTCGTCATCGTGAACGCCATCCTCTCGTCGGTGCTGACTCCCGGCGACATCGTCGTGATGGCGGTGGTGGTGATGGTGCCGGTCCAGCTCTTCTACGAGGTCTCGATCGGGCTCGCGATGATCCTCGAGCGGCGGCGCGCCCGCGAGGCCGCGGCGGAGGAGCGCGAAGGAGAGGGCGGAGTCCCGGCGACGGGCAGTGCGTAGGGTGCGCGCAGGCTGGATCGCGGCGTTCGCGCTGGCGCTCGCGGCGACGAGCGGGGTGGCGCAGGTCCCACGCCGGGAGCGGATCCCGCTTCGGCCCGACCCGGTCCGCGCCCCTGCCGACACGGCCCGCCAGCGCGCCGCCGGCGCCGCCCGGGACACCACGCGCGCCGGCCGTGGCTCCGGCCTGCCGCAGCGGCCATCACGCTCCTTCGCCACGCCGGACTCCGTCACCCAGTCTCTCCTCAACCGGCGCGGCTTCCGCATCACCCGCTACAACGCCGACTCGGTCCAGTTCCTCGCCGAGGAGAAGGAGATCCGGCTGTCGGGCCGGGCCCTCATCGAGCGTGACCAGTCGACGCTCGAGGCCGACAGCGTACGCTACCAGGAAACGAACTGCGATCTCATAGCGGTCGGCTCGCCGAAGCTCTTCGACCGCACCGGCGTGCTGGTGGGGGTCGGGATGCGCTACGATGCCTGCAACCATGCCGGGATCATCGAGAACGCCACCACCGACTTCGAGGAAGGCAGTGCCACGTGGTTCCTGCGCGGTGACCTCGCGGTGGACAACGAGGAGAACCGGACCTATGCCGCTCGCGCCACCATCACCAGCTGTGACCTCATCGACCCGCACTATCACTTCGCGGCCCGCGACGTGAAGTGGGTCTCGAAGCGGCTGATGGTGTCGCGGCCGGCCGTGCTGTACGTGGCGGACGTGCCGATCCTGTGGCTGCCGTTCATCTTCCAGGACATGCGCCGCGGCCGGCGCTCCGGGCTGATGCCGCCGCAGTTCGGCATCAACGACATCGTCCGTAACTCGCCCCAGTACCAGCGGCATGTCACGAACCTCGGCTACTACTGGGCGCTGAGCGATTACACCGACGCGCAGGTGACCGTCGACTGGTACGCCCAGCGCTTCACCACCTTCAGCGGCCGCTTCCGATACCGCTGGCTGGATCGCTTCATGTCCGGCGGCCTCTCGCTCCAGGAGCTGCACGAGGCCGAGGGCAGCAGCAGCCGCCGCATCTTCTGGAGCCACCAGCAGAACTTCTCGCTGAACAGCAGTCTCACGGCGAGCCTCGACTACGCTTCGAGCTCGCGCATCATCTCGCGCAACTCCGTGGACCCATTGCTCGCGGTCGCGACGATCGACAGCCGCCTCCAGTTCCAGCGCCGGTTCGACTGGGGCACTCTCTCGATAGGCGGCAACCGCACCCAGTCGCTCGACAAGCCGCTCGTCACCACGAACTTCCCACGCATGGACTTCACGCCCAGCCCGATCGCGCTGTCGGGACGGATCACGTGGAGTCCGTCCTTCAGCGTGCAGAACGCGCTGACCAGCCAAGCGGGGCCGGGCTACCTGGTGTTCCGGGGCCCGGGCGCGCCGGACACCGCGTTGGTGGACTCCCGCCAGACCAGCATCAGCGTCGCCACGCCGTTCCTCATCGGCCGGTTCAACTGGAGCAACAGCGTCTCGATCACCGACGCGTGGAGCAGCCAGCACGACGGCATCACCATCCCCGATCCGGCGGACCCGACGCGCCAGCTGGTCCGGACCTACGGCGAGTCGTTCGAGACCGGCGTGGACTGGAACACCGGGATCAACCTCCCGGTGCTCTTCCAGGGTACCTGGAGGCTGTCGCCCAGTATCCAGATCGTGAACAACACCGGCGGCCCGTTCCTGCTCCGGAACCGCTTCACGGAAGGGGCGTTCGTGAGCCAGGGGAAACGGCTCCAGTACTCGGCCGGCATCTCGCCGGCGTTCTTCGGGCTATTCGGCGGCATCGGCCCCATCGCGCGGATAAGGCACTCCGTCTCGCCCAGCCTTTCGTGGGCCTTCTCTCCGGCCGCGACCGTGCCCGAGGACTACGCCCGCGCCATCTCGCGTGACGGCCGCGTCACCACCCGGCGCAGCGACGCGCGGCAAACCCTGGCGCTCGGCCTGTCGCAGAACTTCGAGGCCAAGCTCCGCCCGCCCCGGCCCGCCGGCGCCGACACCTCGTCGGCCGACTCGCTGGCGGCTGCCCCCGGCGCGAACCAGGAGCAGGAAGGCCGCAAGATCAAGCTCCTGTCCATCCAGTCGGGCGGCATCGCGATAGATCTCGAGCAGGCGAAGAAGCGGGGACGCACCGGATGGCTGACCGACAACTGGGGCAACACGTTCAGCTCGGACCTGCTGCGCGGGTTCTCGCTGGCCACGCAGCACGATCTCTTCGACGGCCCGGTCGGCACGGTGGGCTCGCGGTTCAGGCCCTTCCTGACCGGCGTCACGGCAGGGTTCTCGCTCGGCACCGGCACGCTGCGCACCCTGGGCTCCATCCTAGGGCTCCGCGCCGCCCCCGTCAGCACCGAAGCCCGCCCGGACAGTGCCCTGCGGCAAGACAGCGTGGCCCTCCTGAATGACCGCTTCGGCACGCCCTTCCAGCGCGGCCCGAACGCCACCCGCTCCACGGCGCTCGCGCAGCTGGCCCCGCGGATCGGCGCCGGTGGCGGCTTCGCGGCGTCACTCAACTACAGCCTCTCGCGACAGCGGCCCGCGACCGATTCCAGCGCCACCCAAACGGCGCCGACGCCGGTCCAGCAGACCGTCTCGGGCAGCCTCTCCTTCCAGCCGACGGCGCACTGGTCGGTCTCGTGGCAGACGTCGTACAACTTCACGCGCAACGAGTTCAGCGACCATGTGGTCCGGCTCGACCGGGACCTTCACGACTGGCGCGCCACGTTCACGTTCATCAGGTCCGCCAACGGCAACTTCCTCTTCAGTTTCTTCATCCAGCTGATCGACCAGCCGGACATCAAGTTCGACTACGACCAGCGCAACATCCAAGGCCGTTAGCGTCCGGGGACACAAGGAAGTGTCCTCTACAGCGGACAGTCGTGGCTAGCCACCGCCATCCGGCATGGCATCGTAAGTAATTGTGAGACATCGTGTTAGACGACGGACGGCGCCGGGGCACGTCCCCTGCGTTCGTAGCGGTCGCCACCCCAAACGGGAGCAGTACATGTTAAGGGCGCTGGTTCAGACTTCTCTGGTGATCTCTGCGGCGGCGTTCGCGGCCGGCTGCTACGATGACCTCGTGTCCGTCTACGTGCCCGCGTCGCCGACCGGCCTCGCCTACGAACTCGAGCCCTCGGGCGACCCGCTGCGTCCTCGCGGCGTCATCCTGCGTTGGACGCCCACGACCGACGGCAACGTCGAGAACTACAACGTCTATTCGCGCGCCAGCCAGTCCGAGAGCTTCGGCCTGCGCGGTACGACCTCCTCGCCCAGCTTCCATGACGACGGGTTGCCGCACCTCGAGTACTACGTCACGGCGGTCTCGGTCGACGGTGGGGAGTCGGATCCCTCGGGCGCGGTCTTGGTGGACGAGCGCCTCCGTCTCCCGGCGCCCGCGTCCGTCACCAGCATCTCACTCAATGCCGCGATCCACGTCCAGTGGAGCGACAACGCGTTCACGACCGACCCGAACGGCTTCTCGCACTATCGGATCTACAGCGCGATCTACGACCTGGACCGGAACCTGTGCGCCGCGAACTGGACGCTCGAGGGGACGACGGTCGCCGCGAGCTTCCTCTCGGCCAACCTCACTAACGGGCGGCCACGCTGCTTCGGCATCTCGGCGGTAACGATAGAGGGGTTCGAGAGCCTCTGGTCGCCGCTGCGCAACGACACCCCGCGCCCGGACGGGAGGAACGTGCTGTTGTTCGCGTCCGGAGGGAACCTGATCGCCAACGCCTTCCGCTTCCACGTCGACGCCAACGGCAACGGGCTGGCGGAGCCGGGGGAGCTGGGCCGCACCGGTTCGCGGACGGACCTTACCAACGACTTCTACCTTACGCTGGACCCGAGCGGCGCGATCTTCATCGTCCCGCTGCGCACCGGAACGCAGATAACGATCTACGGGAATGCGCCTATCGCGGACCTGACGTCCATCGACCTCGCACCGGCCGCCGGATACACCCGGAACGCGGTCCAGGCCTCTCCCCTGTATGGATACGTCTTCCAGATGACGGCGGGTGACCCGTTCGCCCGGTATGGGGCGATCCGGGTGACGGCGGTGGGGACGGACTACGTGATCTTCGATTGGAGCTATCAGAGCGACCCGGGGAATCCGGAGCTGGTCAGGTTTGCAGGGGGCAGCGGGCAGTAAGCGTTGCAGGGTTGCAGAGTTGCAGCGGTTGACAGGGAATCGGAGGGCAGTGATCAGCGCCTGAAAACTGGCTGACGTCCTGCTCGCTGATTCCTGCAAGCCGCTGCAACCCTGCAACTCTGCAACTCTACTTCACACCGAACCCTTTTGTACTGTAGCTTTTCCGAATGACGATCGCCGCCCCTCACCTCGTCCGAGCCCCGCGGGGCTCGGT
This DNA window, taken from Gemmatimonadales bacterium, encodes the following:
- a CDS encoding DPP IV N-terminal domain-containing protein, with the translated sequence MKLECVGRGARDVGRVALLALVSWSSMLFAQDTTRVESGVRVGITYTPGSRPTIGVTAPPGAVFDSVKAIVARDLDQSDRFEMVERPPSDSASRIGTGPAARYLVVIDTAPEGAVVAVVRLLDVATNRSLARVEVPLQAMGAPGWRRAVHQVSDEVVRAATGTPGVAATALLFVREGQLARIDADGANPAGVRSAGRPALSPAWSPGGRLIAYTAFVRNGQPIVLQDLATGRREVVPTTEYGLNITPEFSPDGRLLAFAHGTEAGMDVYVYDVERRCCVQRITAGRFSDNLSPTWSPDGQRLAFISDRSRSPQLYVMAADGTNQEVLGRFDFGATGPTAGPAWSPDGQAIAFHREVGGTPQVFVLDLATRAVRQITGSGRNEDPTWAPDGRHLAFVSTRGGGRDLWIVDLETGRQRQLTRVGGARLPSWSPRLASDEGRE
- a CDS encoding putative LPS assembly protein LptD, translating into MRRVRAGWIAAFALALAATSGVAQVPRRERIPLRPDPVRAPADTARQRAAGAARDTTRAGRGSGLPQRPSRSFATPDSVTQSLLNRRGFRITRYNADSVQFLAEEKEIRLSGRALIERDQSTLEADSVRYQETNCDLIAVGSPKLFDRTGVLVGVGMRYDACNHAGIIENATTDFEEGSATWFLRGDLAVDNEENRTYAARATITSCDLIDPHYHFAARDVKWVSKRLMVSRPAVLYVADVPILWLPFIFQDMRRGRRSGLMPPQFGINDIVRNSPQYQRHVTNLGYYWALSDYTDAQVTVDWYAQRFTTFSGRFRYRWLDRFMSGGLSLQELHEAEGSSSRRIFWSHQQNFSLNSSLTASLDYASSSRIISRNSVDPLLAVATIDSRLQFQRRFDWGTLSIGGNRTQSLDKPLVTTNFPRMDFTPSPIALSGRITWSPSFSVQNALTSQAGPGYLVFRGPGAPDTALVDSRQTSISVATPFLIGRFNWSNSVSITDAWSSQHDGITIPDPADPTRQLVRTYGESFETGVDWNTGINLPVLFQGTWRLSPSIQIVNNTGGPFLLRNRFTEGAFVSQGKRLQYSAGISPAFFGLFGGIGPIARIRHSVSPSLSWAFSPAATVPEDYARAISRDGRVTTRRSDARQTLALGLSQNFEAKLRPPRPAGADTSSADSLAAAPGANQEQEGRKIKLLSIQSGGIAIDLEQAKKRGRTGWLTDNWGNTFSSDLLRGFSLATQHDLFDGPVGTVGSRFRPFLTGVTAGFSLGTGTLRTLGSILGLRAAPVSTEARPDSALRQDSVALLNDRFGTPFQRGPNATRSTALAQLAPRIGAGGGFAASLNYSLSRQRPATDSSATQTAPTPVQQTVSGSLSFQPTAHWSVSWQTSYNFTRNEFSDHVVRLDRDLHDWRATFTFIRSANGNFLFSFFIQLIDQPDIKFDYDQRNIQGR
- the tatC gene encoding twin-arginine translocase subunit TatC; the protein is MPEEKQPTRGEMPFLDHLEELRWRLLKVVMAIAVGVVAGYVIMTHYDVIGFLKRPIDPFLPRGNKLLFTSPLDPFMLTLKLSLVIGLLAASPVVIWQLWRFLRPALYDRERSVVVPVAVAGVGMFLAGASAGFYLVLPLALKVLLGFQNQSLEGFITAREYFSLATTVVLSFGAVFELPLVLLLLVYLRIISSAFLRRHRRTFVIVNAILSSVLTPGDIVVMAVVVMVPVQLFYEVSIGLAMILERRRAREAAAEEREGEGGVPATGSA
- a CDS encoding tetratricopeptide repeat protein, with product MRLRAAALSALALASGGCALRSDVTRVERQLATQQREMARADSARAAGLAAVARLVQGLLDSLALQQDALTRLRGDLRVELFNVQQQLVAIQELTGQSQQRLSELRGQIEQRSTQLASPAPAGQPAPPSGTPTVADGAPARSPPPGAAPAPGAAQPATPPGPPATPSPAAATPLVTPEPTADQLMELALQQLRRGSPGTARIALAEFQRRFPSHARAADAEFFTGEAWAAERRADSAAAAYHRVVERFPASPRAASALYKLGVQALAAGRRDEARTIFGRVVAAYPASEEAALARDQLRSLAPGR
- the pal gene encoding peptidoglycan-associated lipoprotein Pal, translating into MTGSSGGPRRRHRSVGPSVGPSVRVFFAAAAFVASACGGGQPPTPAPTPQPAADSVRARQAADSMAATSRRDSALAVARRDSAVARARADSVARVERERARADSVRAQVLRDGADPSAAGPVPSGLDPVRGAALSRAIHFDLDRADLTPEATQLLEEKLAILRANPRLEIQIEGHCDERGPDEYNLALGNRRAAAAKRYIVEHGIADARIAIISYGEERPADPGHTEEAWAMNRRAEFVVTRGGR